The genomic window GTCTGATGAATTTTCGCCCCCCTCTGAATCAGGGCTGCAAGGAACTTCTTCGGCTCTACACACCCTTCGGGGGCGACGACGCCTTTTTCGGTGATCTCACGGGCATCGAGCATAAGGGCTGCAATCGCTGCGGGAAGTCCCGTGCCCGGCGCCATCCTTCCCACGATATCGGCGGTATAGGTCACTTTCATCCCCTGCCTCTCGCCCCTCACGATCACTTTGAGACCCGAGGCAAAGGGGCCGTTGTCTCTCCCTTTGGGGATGGTCTCCCACATTTTAAGAGCGAGATCGTAGGGCGTTACCTTGACGCCCTTCACCTCTATTGGCTCTTTGCCGAGGAAACCCGTCTCCTTCTGCTCTTTTATGAGCTCATCCACCCATCCCGGAATGAGGGCGCCCTTGATCACCACATTCTTCACGCCTTTTATATATTTAGGGATAGTGAGAGGCTGAGGGTGTCCTACATAGCGGAGCGCACAGGTGCCAAGAGGCTCCAGGAAACCGGCAGTCTCTACCTCGGCCCCGCCTTCTACATATTGGAGCGAGCCATCGAGGTACTGGGGGATCTTCCCGAGGGTCATGTGCAGGCTGTGGTCCCAGGCGGCCCCGGCAAGCTCGGCGATACTCACGACCCAGTAGAGGGCGACATCGTCGACACGGTCGAGCTGGTCGGCGTACCACTTGACGATCACGTTGTTGGTGCCCGGATCGGAGCCCATGCCGGTAAGGACGGTGATACCCGCCTCTTTCGCGGCCTTGTCTATATCGGATTTAAAGAGGATATCGGTTGCCTCGTAATCATCGCAAATATCTATATAATTTACCTTCGCCTCCACGGCGGCCTTCGCAACCGCCACGGCAGTCTTATAGAAAGGGCCCGCGCAATTGACGACCACGTCCACGCCGCGAATCGCCTTCACCATGCCGGCATGGTCGTTTACATCAACCTTGATGAGCGATATCTTCTTGCTTGCCTTCAGCTTCTCCTGTACCCTTTCGGGGTCAATATTGATATCTCCCAAAACTACCCGCGTGATCTGCTCCTGTTTGATGAGGTCCCGCGCGACCCCCTGTCCCATGCCCCCTGTTCCGCCGATTATCAATGCCTCCATTCGCCCTCCTAGTATTGCATACGGTATACCATAATAATAAAAGAATGTTATCTCAAATATGGAGAGCTGTCAAACAAAAAAGACGTGCTCCGGGGAAGGCGGACTGCCTCTTTTCAGAGGCGGACGATTTCGAAAGAGTCTCCGGTTATTCTTTCGAGCCGTCGCGGCCCCACCTTCACGTCGATCTCTATTCCGATTGCTCCATGAGGAGGAAGGACGAATTTAGGCTCGAAGGCGAAGACCATTCCTTCTTCGAGGATTGTGCCGTGCCGTGCGGTGATGAAGGGCAATTCGTTAATTTCAAGACCGAGGCCGTGACCGATAAAAGAGACCTGCCCTTCTCCGCTGCCCATAAAATAGTGTTCAAGACCTGCGTTTTTCACAATGCGGAGCGCCCTCGCGTAGAGGTCCCTGCAATCGACCCCGGGGGCGCCGTAGGAGAGGAGGTCTTCCAGGATCTCGTGAGCCGCGTCATAAGGCTTTCTGAAAAGCTCTTGAAGCTCTCCCACCACGAAGACCCTCGTCTCGTCCGTGGTATAGCCGTGATATCCTCCCCCATAATCGATGGTGACAGGGACCCCCTTCTCGACCTTCTTGAAGGATGAGCCGATAGGGACCGCGGGCGTGACACCCATCCCCGTGATGGGCGAATCGGCGTAGGTCGTGGTTATGGCGCTGCTAAAGCCGGCCTGGACAGTAATCGTCATCATCTCCTGGTTTATCCCCCGCATCCGGAGAAACCCCTGATGGCCCAGCCTCCTGCCTTCGGCGGTAAGGGCAGCATCGATCTCAAGCTCCGTAATCCCTTCCCTGATCACATCCTTTGCCTTTTCGAAGACACGGGTCATGATGGAGCCGGACTTTCCGATCTGATCCAGCTCGAAAGGGCTCTTTATTGCTCTCAGTTCTTTCACGGAAGGGGCAACATCCGCGTGGCGGGTAAAGCCGAGGAGGCCCTTCAGTCGCTCGTAAAGCGCCACGGGGAGAACATCAAGC from Syntrophorhabdaceae bacterium includes these protein-coding regions:
- a CDS encoding SDR family NAD(P)-dependent oxidoreductase, whose amino-acid sequence is MEALIIGGTGGMGQGVARDLIKQEQITRVVLGDINIDPERVQEKLKASKKISLIKVDVNDHAGMVKAIRGVDVVVNCAGPFYKTAVAVAKAAVEAKVNYIDICDDYEATDILFKSDIDKAAKEAGITVLTGMGSDPGTNNVIVKWYADQLDRVDDVALYWVVSIAELAGAAWDHSLHMTLGKIPQYLDGSLQYVEGGAEVETAGFLEPLGTCALRYVGHPQPLTIPKYIKGVKNVVIKGALIPGWVDELIKEQKETGFLGKEPIEVKGVKVTPYDLALKMWETIPKGRDNGPFASGLKVIVRGERQGMKVTYTADIVGRMAPGTGLPAAIAALMLDAREITEKGVVAPEGCVEPKKFLAALIQRGAKIHQTETIESLLMV
- a CDS encoding Xaa-Pro peptidase family protein; amino-acid sequence: MNENEPCETVPQEEIRGRIDCLKKRMADEGIDFALICQNVDKYYFTGTLQKGVLAVAPGRDPILLIEKSVERARAETPLPFITVGSDREGAEILKKEGIIKGVAGLELDVLPVALYERLKGLLGFTRHADVAPSVKELRAIKSPFELDQIGKSGSIMTRVFEKAKDVIREGITELEIDAALTAEGRRLGHQGFLRMRGINQEMMTITVQAGFSSAITTTYADSPITGMGVTPAVPIGSSFKKVEKGVPVTIDYGGGYHGYTTDETRVFVVGELQELFRKPYDAAHEILEDLLSYGAPGVDCRDLYARALRIVKNAGLEHYFMGSGEGQVSFIGHGLGLEINELPFITARHGTILEEGMVFAFEPKFVLPPHGAIGIEIDVKVGPRRLERITGDSFEIVRL